A genomic segment from Methanoplanus limicola DSM 2279 encodes:
- a CDS encoding ATP-binding protein: MSKKDIRTEKYAIIDVNRCVLCGSCQEKCPEHAIVYDPEKDCFVVLRGHCIGCGICLKCCPYSIPELKVIL, from the coding sequence ATGTCGAAAAAAGATATACGTACTGAGAAATATGCAATTATAGATGTAAATAGGTGTGTATTGTGTGGTTCATGTCAGGAGAAATGTCCGGAGCATGCTATTGTATATGACCCTGAAAAAGATTGCTTTGTTGTGTTAAGGGGGCATTGTATTGGTTGTGGAATATGTCTTAAATGCTGTCCGTACAGTATTCCTGAACTAAAAGTTATATTATAA
- a CDS encoding sugar phosphate isomerase/epimerase family protein encodes MMLGISTHCLMEMPLENALSALDKVCDVVEIMNDGMHHIENPDIPLLFDYKYFMHAPSRSVNIASHLEPIRRGSVEVISETIEIAAHIDAGGVVFHPGYFAWEKDRDVAVFQLQKSLLELKELSENYSVPLFVENMTKWPYFFLKTPKDLPLITDFGFVLDVGHANLNSCLDEFLQVRISHFHLHDNYGAEDDHFTIGKGNIYFEPVYDAIRKNDCSAIIEVGSFEGAKRSYSLVKDKLGI; translated from the coding sequence ATGATGCTCGGAATTTCAACCCACTGTCTGATGGAAATGCCGCTGGAAAATGCCCTGTCTGCACTGGATAAAGTATGTGACGTTGTTGAAATTATGAATGATGGCATGCATCATATTGAAAATCCTGATATTCCTCTGCTTTTTGATTATAAATATTTCATGCACGCGCCTTCGAGAAGTGTAAATATTGCCTCTCATCTTGAACCGATAAGAAGAGGTAGCGTTGAGGTTATATCTGAAACAATTGAAATCGCGGCACATATTGATGCTGGCGGTGTTGTTTTTCATCCGGGATATTTTGCATGGGAGAAGGATCGCGATGTTGCTGTCTTTCAGCTTCAGAAGTCGCTTCTTGAATTAAAGGAGCTGTCAGAAAATTATTCAGTCCCTCTTTTTGTTGAGAACATGACTAAATGGCCGTATTTTTTCCTCAAAACGCCCAAAGATCTCCCTCTGATTACAGATTTTGGTTTTGTTCTTGATGTCGGGCATGCAAATCTGAATTCATGTCTGGATGAATTTCTGCAGGTTAGGATCTCACATTTTCATCTTCACGACAACTATGGGGCCGAGGATGATCATTTCACGATTGGAAAGGGAAATATTTATTTTGAGCCTGTTTATGATGCTATCCGGAAGAATGACTGTTCGGCAATAATTGAAGTAGGATCGTTTGAAGGGGCAAAGAGAAGTTATAGTCTCGTTAAGGATAAACTTGGGATCTGA
- a CDS encoding FKBP-type peptidyl-prolyl cis-trans isomerase, producing MLSGSTPLSMTEESAYAKMGDTVRIHYTGKLEDGTVFDSSQGKEPIEFVIGGGMVISGFENAVLGMKPGEEKTNEIPVEEGYGQRNEQLVLEIERSSLPEECVPELGMQLHIQQSEGAVLPVVITDVTEENVTIDANHPLAGLSLTFDIELVEIVSEE from the coding sequence ATGTTGTCAGGATCAACGCCTCTCTCCATGACAGAAGAGTCTGCCTATGCAAAAATGGGTGATACCGTAAGGATTCATTATACGGGAAAACTTGAAGACGGTACAGTTTTTGATTCATCTCAGGGAAAAGAGCCAATTGAGTTTGTTATTGGGGGAGGAATGGTTATTTCCGGCTTTGAGAATGCAGTTTTAGGCATGAAGCCCGGAGAAGAGAAGACCAATGAGATTCCGGTTGAGGAAGGCTACGGTCAGAGGAATGAGCAGCTGGTTCTGGAGATTGAAAGGAGCTCACTTCCTGAAGAATGTGTACCTGAACTTGGCATGCAGCTGCACATCCAACAGTCGGAAGGTGCTGTTCTTCCTGTTGTGATTACAGATGTCACTGAGGAAAATGTAACTATTGATGCCAATCACCCTCTTGCAGGTCTTTCTCTTACATTTGATATAGAGCTTGTTGAGATCGTATCTGAAGAATAA
- the rnhC gene encoding ribonuclease HIII, whose protein sequence is MDTRDDLTVLFDEICRSMKKNSIVVDKLKKISYGIQFKVNIKGNPEIMRIYQNGKGIIKYDYSQIKRRESLGMIKKIIEDGYEPCSVIEKRRGNVQSNFDKFAGASEKSGYTDSSGEIRIAGFGQYQQRYKKGSAGYDLGYPVIGTDESGKGDYFGPLVTAGVLVDEVSALQLKYLGVRDSKEMNDSDIMFIAGKIREVCKGRYAVAEIMPERYNELYVQFRAKNENLNDLLAWCHAEVIEEILSGNICKMALVDKFADDRVILEKLRERGKEVEIIQMNRAEQNIAVAAASILARSVFVEGMERLSREYDVRLPKGASPAVIAAGKKYVNKYGKKELNKVAKIHFKTTGQII, encoded by the coding sequence ATGGATACAAGGGATGATCTCACGGTATTATTCGATGAAATATGCCGTAGTATGAAAAAAAACAGCATTGTGGTTGATAAACTGAAGAAGATTAGCTATGGCATCCAGTTTAAGGTGAATATAAAAGGTAATCCGGAGATTATGAGAATTTATCAGAATGGGAAGGGGATTATAAAATATGACTATTCACAGATAAAAAGAAGGGAATCCCTGGGAATGATAAAAAAAATCATTGAGGATGGTTATGAACCCTGTTCTGTTATAGAGAAAAGGAGGGGGAATGTCCAGTCAAATTTTGATAAATTCGCAGGTGCCAGCGAAAAATCCGGATATACTGATTCATCAGGAGAAATCAGGATTGCAGGATTTGGTCAGTATCAGCAGAGATATAAAAAAGGCAGTGCCGGATATGATCTTGGTTATCCGGTTATAGGTACAGATGAATCCGGCAAAGGTGATTATTTTGGTCCTCTTGTCACTGCCGGAGTTCTTGTGGATGAAGTATCAGCTCTTCAGCTGAAATATCTTGGCGTTAGAGACAGCAAGGAGATGAATGATTCCGATATAATGTTCATAGCCGGAAAGATACGTGAAGTCTGTAAAGGGCGGTATGCTGTTGCTGAAATAATGCCTGAGAGGTATAATGAACTGTATGTTCAGTTCAGAGCAAAGAATGAAAATTTGAATGATTTGCTTGCATGGTGCCATGCTGAGGTTATTGAGGAGATTTTATCCGGAAATATATGTAAAATGGCCCTTGTGGATAAATTTGCGGATGACAGGGTTATTCTGGAAAAGTTGCGGGAGAGGGGAAAGGAGGTTGAGATTATCCAGATGAACAGGGCTGAGCAGAACATTGCCGTTGCTGCGGCTTCCATTCTTGCAAGATCTGTATTTGTTGAAGGGATGGAGAGGCTGTCCCGGGAGTATGATGTCAGGTTGCCAAAGGGTGCATCGCCGGCCGTAATTGCTGCCGGTAAAAAATATGTTAATAAATATGGCAAAAAAGAACTTAATAAAGTGGCCAAGATTCATTTTAAGACCACTGGGCAGATTATTTGA
- a CDS encoding RCC1 domain-containing protein: protein MKNQIILLTIVEAIFVLSIITMPAMAGNTELVAWGCNGDGQCNVPPSTDYKDMGGGGYHSVGYKSDGSVLAWGANNYGQCNIPPGNIFHSVSSGYRHNHLILTNGSVLSCGCNTYNQCETPPGNNYQKVACGNYHSLAIKSDGSLDSWGRNIYGLLNVPSGNDFVDIACGDRHSLALRSDGSLIAWGYTGYNLCDVPPGNDFTALSCGFHHSLALRENGSLVAWGENFLGQCNVPAGNDFTDISCGGFHNLALRENGSIAAWGLNNYGQCKAPTGNDFIEIEGGGLHSLAIRTTDPRPVPEFPIILTPVMTIVAASGIIIYSVKRRR from the coding sequence ATGAAAAATCAAATCATATTATTGACAATAGTTGAAGCAATTTTTGTATTATCAATCATAACAATGCCGGCAATGGCCGGAAACACCGAACTGGTCGCCTGGGGCTGCAATGGCGACGGGCAGTGTAATGTACCGCCATCTACTGACTATAAAGACATGGGGGGAGGAGGATATCACAGTGTGGGATACAAATCTGACGGTTCGGTTCTTGCCTGGGGGGCCAATAACTATGGACAATGTAATATCCCACCCGGAAATATATTCCATTCTGTGTCATCCGGCTACAGACACAATCATTTGATACTCACCAATGGTTCAGTACTTTCATGCGGGTGTAATACGTACAACCAATGTGAAACACCACCAGGCAATAATTATCAGAAAGTAGCCTGTGGAAACTACCACAGTCTTGCAATAAAATCTGACGGTTCACTGGATTCATGGGGGCGTAATATATACGGCCTGCTCAATGTGCCATCAGGAAATGATTTTGTTGACATTGCCTGTGGTGACAGGCACAGCCTCGCATTGAGATCAGACGGTTCACTCATTGCATGGGGATACACAGGTTACAATCTCTGTGACGTGCCACCGGGAAATGATTTTACAGCATTATCATGTGGATTTCATCACAGCCTTGCCCTGAGAGAGAACGGCTCCCTTGTTGCATGGGGTGAGAATTTCCTTGGTCAGTGTAATGTCCCTGCCGGAAATGACTTTACAGATATTTCATGTGGCGGATTTCACAACCTGGCCCTGAGAGAGAATGGATCTATTGCAGCATGGGGATTAAATAATTATGGCCAGTGCAAAGCACCGACAGGCAACGATTTCATTGAAATTGAAGGTGGAGGACTTCACAGTCTTGCAATAAGAACAACAGATCCAAGACCTGTACCTGAATTCCCCATTATACTGACTCCCGTAATGACAATAGTGGCGGCATCCGGAATTATAATCTATTCAGTAAAAAGACGAAGATAA
- a CDS encoding carboxymuconolactone decarboxylase family protein gives MNDQSKKAIEEFLTGKDEISAEILEESKELFGKVPFILEILKERPESFVFNALGDFETIRPKSLDAATAELISVASATALGATACLKVHIGAALKAGATMDQVLDAIMIPAALGRTSILAPSLRIFKECRDKDVQE, from the coding sequence ATGAATGATCAGTCTAAAAAAGCCATAGAGGAATTCCTGACCGGCAAAGATGAGATAAGTGCTGAAATACTTGAAGAATCAAAGGAATTATTCGGGAAAGTTCCTTTTATACTGGAGATTCTTAAGGAAAGACCTGAATCATTTGTATTTAACGCACTTGGTGATTTTGAGACCATAAGGCCAAAAAGTCTTGACGCTGCCACAGCAGAACTTATCTCTGTTGCATCTGCAACTGCACTTGGTGCAACCGCCTGCCTTAAGGTTCATATAGGTGCTGCCCTGAAAGCCGGTGCAACGATGGACCAGGTACTTGATGCAATTATGATTCCGGCTGCACTTGGACGGACTTCGATTCTTGCACCTTCCTTAAGGATTTTTAAAGAGTGCAGGGATAAAGATGTGCAGGAATAA
- a CDS encoding 4Fe-4S double cluster binding domain-containing protein, translated as MICGKIESAVKGSEISIYGFSDLSVVENLPFPNLKTGITIGIALNPSIVKSLVSGPDREYAAEYSEVNRKLSEVADDIKSFIAGLGYSAGIIPPTMPVNSKDELYSPFPHKTAATLAGLGWIGKSALLITKEFGAALRITTIFTDAPLKTGIPVEKSYCGGCTECLKKCPAGAVSGKEWYPGLLRDDFWDGKACFEYSSKAGKSAGSNHPVCGICIAVCPWTQGYLRRSLNEL; from the coding sequence GTGATTTGCGGGAAGATAGAATCGGCGGTAAAAGGGAGTGAAATTTCCATATATGGATTCTCAGATCTCTCGGTTGTTGAGAACCTGCCATTTCCTAATCTTAAAACCGGAATTACAATCGGAATTGCGCTTAATCCTTCTATTGTAAAATCACTGGTGTCCGGTCCTGACAGGGAATATGCGGCTGAATATTCTGAGGTGAACCGGAAACTTTCGGAGGTTGCAGATGATATAAAGTCATTTATTGCCGGGCTTGGGTATAGTGCCGGGATTATTCCGCCAACAATGCCCGTTAACAGTAAAGATGAACTTTATTCTCCTTTTCCACATAAAACGGCAGCAACACTTGCCGGGCTTGGGTGGATCGGAAAGTCAGCACTTCTGATTACAAAAGAGTTCGGTGCTGCTCTCCGTATAACGACAATATTCACCGATGCACCCCTTAAAACCGGAATTCCGGTTGAAAAATCTTATTGCGGCGGATGCACGGAATGCCTGAAAAAATGTCCGGCCGGCGCAGTTTCCGGAAAAGAATGGTACCCCGGACTGTTGAGGGATGACTTCTGGGACGGGAAGGCATGTTTTGAATATAGCTCAAAAGCCGGAAAATCTGCGGGATCAAACCATCCGGTCTGCGGTATATGTATTGCAGTGTGTCCGTGGACACAGGGATATCTCAGAAGGTCCCTGAATGAATTATGA
- a CDS encoding sensor histidine kinase translates to MKNPVEILKIATIIASSLLCISVSFIFLNENLFAVFPHLYYIPIILSSYWYLKKGLFYSLILSTIYLISVFSYTTYYNEMFIHALIRYCVFIGISLVVVILAGKEAELLTTVSKSDSRFRELMTNISSGVCILKKGKKDSEYIIDKTNLSAGQIEGFLTEEAEGKTIAELKTKYSFSHLIPEINSVFISEKPLKIPVGYYNNIKNPGWRDYYIYKLSSGEIVITFNDVTELKNTEIKLAESEERFNLALKSTNLGVWDWNYSTGNIEINDQYSKIYGYTPEEINNDPELLRKNIFPEDKELLNKSFLKHLSKKSDYYEAEFRNITKEGHLIWVHIIGKIVKWESGRPLRIIGIIMDITERKRDQEALKTANKKLNLLSGITRHDILNQITGATLFLELLRDECQENSRAAENLDIIFSAVEKIQEQIEFTKDYQNLGLKEPVWQNVREISCKSFSLLGYENIDFIPCRNSFEILADAMLEKIFYNLFENSFRHGGNITEIRVSCFTDNYGKGKIIVEDDGRGIPEEIKDEIFDRGFGENTGLGLFLTREILDISGITITENGIPGKGVRFEITVPERNWRELK, encoded by the coding sequence ATGAAAAATCCGGTTGAAATACTAAAAATAGCAACAATAATAGCATCATCATTACTATGTATTTCAGTCAGTTTCATATTCTTAAATGAAAATCTCTTTGCAGTCTTCCCGCATCTCTATTACATACCAATTATTCTTTCATCCTACTGGTACTTAAAAAAAGGTTTGTTTTATTCGTTAATTCTGAGCACCATTTACCTCATATCTGTCTTCAGTTACACAACATACTACAATGAAATGTTTATACATGCACTGATCAGATATTGCGTATTCATAGGAATATCACTGGTTGTAGTAATCCTGGCCGGAAAAGAAGCAGAATTATTGACCACAGTATCTAAAAGCGATTCCAGATTCCGTGAACTAATGACCAACATAAGCAGCGGAGTCTGTATATTAAAAAAAGGGAAAAAAGATTCTGAGTACATAATAGACAAGACAAACTTATCAGCAGGGCAGATCGAAGGTTTTCTCACGGAGGAAGCAGAAGGAAAAACAATAGCAGAATTGAAAACAAAATACTCTTTTTCACACCTCATTCCGGAAATAAATTCAGTCTTCATCTCGGAAAAACCCCTGAAAATTCCAGTAGGGTATTATAATAACATCAAAAATCCAGGCTGGCGTGACTACTACATTTATAAATTATCATCCGGCGAGATTGTGATCACCTTTAATGATGTCACTGAACTCAAAAATACCGAGATTAAACTCGCTGAATCAGAAGAAAGATTTAATCTTGCACTTAAAAGTACAAATCTTGGAGTATGGGACTGGAATTACTCCACCGGAAATATAGAAATTAATGACCAGTATTCAAAAATATATGGATATACTCCTGAAGAGATAAATAATGACCCGGAACTGCTGAGGAAAAATATATTCCCGGAAGATAAGGAATTACTAAATAAATCATTCCTGAAGCATCTCAGTAAAAAAAGTGACTATTACGAAGCTGAATTCCGCAATATCACAAAAGAGGGACATCTTATCTGGGTACATATAATAGGTAAAATCGTTAAATGGGAGAGTGGCAGACCATTAAGAATAATTGGCATAATTATGGACATTACGGAGAGGAAAAGAGATCAGGAGGCCCTAAAAACCGCAAACAAAAAATTAAATCTTCTCTCCGGAATTACAAGACATGATATACTGAACCAGATCACCGGAGCAACCCTGTTTCTGGAACTGTTAAGAGATGAATGCCAGGAAAACAGCAGGGCAGCCGAAAATCTGGACATAATATTTTCAGCAGTGGAAAAAATCCAGGAACAGATTGAATTTACCAAAGATTACCAGAATTTAGGTCTTAAAGAACCTGTGTGGCAGAATGTCAGAGAAATATCATGCAAATCATTCAGTCTTCTTGGCTATGAAAATATTGACTTTATCCCATGCAGGAACAGTTTTGAAATTCTGGCAGATGCTATGCTTGAAAAAATATTTTATAATCTCTTTGAAAACTCATTCAGGCACGGTGGCAACATCACTGAAATACGGGTTTCATGTTTTACAGATAATTATGGAAAAGGGAAAATAATTGTAGAAGACGATGGCAGAGGAATTCCTGAAGAGATAAAAGATGAAATATTTGACCGGGGTTTTGGAGAAAATACCGGTCTGGGTCTATTCCTCACAAGAGAGATTCTTGATATATCCGGCATAACAATAACTGAAAACGGTATTCCGGGAAAAGGAGTGCGTTTTGAAATCACAGTTCCGGAAAGAAACTGGAGAGAATTAAAATAA
- a CDS encoding MogA/MoaB family molybdenum cofactor biosynthesis protein: MDPSHITKVTINAGVITVSTTRDKDTDTSGKIICDLFKLHNINVNYYEIVPDIEEEIIKSLNKALESSNYIVFNGGTGITPDDCTIEAIEPLLQKKIDGFGEYFRLKSFDDVGTRAILSRAIAGIIEKKAVFCIPGSNAAVKLAMEKIILKEASHIITHAGKSLKNK; the protein is encoded by the coding sequence ATGGATCCATCACATATTACCAAAGTTACAATAAATGCAGGCGTAATAACCGTATCAACAACAAGAGATAAAGATACAGACACAAGTGGAAAAATAATCTGTGACCTCTTTAAACTTCACAATATAAATGTAAATTATTATGAAATAGTCCCCGACATAGAAGAAGAAATCATAAAATCACTCAATAAAGCATTAGAATCCTCCAATTATATCGTATTTAACGGAGGAACAGGAATAACACCGGATGACTGTACAATAGAAGCCATTGAACCACTTCTTCAGAAAAAAATTGATGGATTCGGAGAATATTTCAGGCTTAAAAGTTTTGATGATGTAGGTACAAGAGCCATACTGTCAAGGGCAATTGCAGGAATAATAGAGAAAAAAGCAGTTTTCTGTATTCCGGGGTCCAATGCGGCAGTAAAACTTGCGATGGAAAAAATAATCCTGAAAGAAGCATCTCATATTATTACACATGCAGGAAAATCATTAAAAAATAAATAA
- a CDS encoding response regulator, with the protein MVCSEMLSNKKILIAEDEAIVAMGIQDTLKSFGYGISGIVQSGEEVFRHLAKEKPDLLIMDINLKGDLNGIETAEKIKSEFDIPVIFLTAYSKDEIFRKFAKNEPFRYLNKPCRPSDLFNEVESAIADSG; encoded by the coding sequence ATGGTTTGTTCTGAAATGCTGTCAAATAAAAAAATACTTATTGCAGAAGATGAGGCAATTGTTGCCATGGGGATACAGGATACCCTGAAATCTTTTGGTTATGGCATTTCCGGGATTGTACAGAGTGGTGAGGAAGTTTTTCGTCATCTGGCTAAGGAAAAACCTGACCTTTTAATTATGGATATTAATCTTAAGGGTGATCTTAATGGTATTGAAACGGCCGAGAAGATAAAGTCCGAATTTGATATTCCTGTTATTTTTCTGACGGCTTATTCAAAGGATGAAATATTCAGAAAATTTGCAAAAAATGAACCTTTCAGATATCTCAATAAGCCATGCAGGCCGTCTGATCTCTTTAACGAGGTCGAGTCTGCCATAGCAGATTCCGGGTAG
- a CDS encoding phage NrS-1 polymerase family protein → MWKSEVMPNGKTDKIPCDAYGISVAHQSFNRSCKEAAAEYNHKIHAGLGYSFRQDDPYVGVDYDHVLDVNQDITDPDIAEEITNLDSYTEFSQSGEGLHTLLKTDDCPDSLKAKGIHTKKGEIYFTGRFFAVTGNIYRDYPSEIRQVDQDTILKICHRLRPPVVNPFRAPARRTRVTQTALSDDQVMEHIRNNSKSQALYDGNTAGYNSISEATLGLCNYLAFYTQDAGQIDSIFRSSGLMRPKWDEARGNSTWGKDQIDKALADLKDTYDPNYYCQKEIAQGKALADGIFTSKEQPPDAKDLQSGYKANKLKLDLSDIPADNLIMQYAQHMAKRSDSYSEYQYAGALFTISTLMRGNAVVRFRHGDIHSNLWIMNLGLSTVSRKTTAVKKINSLLSAVLQNSGTLIDLEAPHRCENSFSPEAFIESMAEHSTQYLILDECGQLLADMQKAYMANMRDIFCNIYDRSDYTRKLRSKKNKDEKTDFKIEKPYFTILSATVPDTLCRHSSTLDLQSGWLLRFMFTLPEYQKDYLAFEPADHTLDREYQDIISGFNKVRKIFETHNFEFVLSQDALRHYQNWQRRIEIALSEEGDEIKLSAFGRLADNVIKIAMCLAVGDPAFNEHPHSSSIWTIEQRELKIACSQVEQYFIPIFCEVAERVNRQDSKNLQDKIIAFLKRKGGKSTRSALLKYIHRKASDINPEIGTLIESNELYETEAKSDKGRLERWYVLN, encoded by the coding sequence TTGTGGAAATCTGAAGTTATGCCAAATGGCAAAACGGATAAAATACCATGTGATGCTTACGGGATAAGCGTAGCACACCAATCATTTAATAGGTCTTGTAAGGAAGCAGCAGCAGAGTATAATCATAAAATTCATGCAGGCTTGGGGTATTCCTTCCGGCAGGATGATCCTTATGTTGGTGTGGATTACGATCATGTTCTTGATGTGAACCAGGACATAACCGATCCTGACATAGCAGAGGAGATCACCAATTTAGATTCTTACACCGAGTTTAGTCAGTCCGGGGAAGGTCTGCACACACTACTAAAAACAGATGACTGTCCGGATTCTTTGAAGGCTAAAGGAATCCATACCAAAAAAGGAGAGATCTATTTTACAGGGAGATTCTTTGCTGTAACAGGTAATATTTACCGTGACTATCCTTCTGAGATCCGGCAGGTTGACCAGGACACAATCTTAAAGATCTGTCACAGACTCAGACCACCAGTAGTTAATCCTTTCAGAGCGCCTGCAAGGCGTACCAGAGTCACACAGACCGCGTTAAGTGATGATCAGGTAATGGAACACATCCGGAATAATTCTAAATCCCAGGCGCTTTATGACGGCAATACAGCAGGGTATAATTCCATATCAGAGGCAACATTAGGACTTTGTAATTATCTTGCATTCTATACGCAGGACGCCGGGCAGATCGACAGTATATTCAGGTCTTCCGGACTGATGCGCCCAAAATGGGATGAAGCCCGCGGGAACAGCACTTGGGGCAAAGATCAGATCGATAAGGCACTTGCAGACTTGAAAGACACATATGATCCTAACTATTATTGTCAGAAAGAGATCGCACAAGGCAAAGCACTTGCAGACGGCATATTTACCAGTAAAGAGCAACCACCGGACGCTAAAGACCTTCAGTCCGGATATAAAGCCAACAAACTAAAGCTTGATCTTTCAGATATTCCAGCCGATAATCTGATAATGCAATATGCCCAGCATATGGCAAAGCGATCAGATAGTTACTCTGAGTATCAATACGCCGGGGCACTATTCACCATTTCCACACTTATGAGAGGAAATGCAGTTGTTAGATTCCGGCACGGGGATATACATAGCAACTTGTGGATAATGAACTTGGGTTTATCCACAGTCTCAAGAAAGACAACAGCAGTAAAAAAGATAAATTCTTTACTCAGTGCTGTATTGCAGAATTCAGGCACACTTATAGACCTCGAAGCACCTCACAGGTGTGAGAACTCATTCAGCCCAGAGGCTTTTATAGAGTCGATGGCAGAACACAGCACACAGTATCTTATTCTTGATGAGTGCGGGCAGTTATTAGCCGATATGCAAAAGGCGTATATGGCAAACATGCGGGATATTTTTTGCAATATTTACGACCGCAGCGATTACACCCGGAAACTGAGATCGAAAAAGAATAAAGATGAAAAAACAGATTTCAAAATTGAGAAGCCATATTTTACGATCCTTAGTGCAACTGTACCAGATACACTATGCAGGCATAGCAGCACGCTTGATCTTCAGTCCGGATGGCTACTCAGATTTATGTTCACTCTTCCGGAATACCAAAAAGACTATTTGGCATTTGAGCCGGCAGATCATACTTTAGATCGTGAATACCAGGATATTATTTCAGGCTTTAACAAAGTCCGGAAAATATTTGAAACTCATAACTTTGAGTTTGTCTTATCACAGGATGCACTCCGGCATTATCAAAACTGGCAGCGCCGGATTGAGATCGCACTATCGGAAGAAGGGGATGAGATCAAATTATCGGCATTTGGCCGACTTGCAGACAATGTGATTAAGATTGCAATGTGCCTTGCAGTAGGGGACCCGGCATTTAACGAACACCCACACAGTAGCAGCATATGGACAATTGAACAGAGAGAACTTAAGATCGCATGTTCTCAAGTCGAACAGTATTTTATACCTATATTCTGTGAAGTAGCAGAGCGGGTGAATCGGCAGGACTCTAAAAACTTGCAGGATAAGATCATTGCATTTCTGAAGCGCAAAGGCGGAAAAAGCACCCGGAGCGCTCTTCTTAAATATATCCACAGAAAAGCATCAGATATAAATCCGGAAATCGGCACTCTGATAGAATCTAATGAGTTGTACGAGACAGAAGCAAAAAGCGACAAAGGGAGGTTAGAAAGATGGTATGTATTAAACTAA
- a CDS encoding type II toxin-antitoxin system CcdA family antitoxin, with translation MDKINLQKSEFRPMCNVNVRLPVDMRLKAHDYGLNISALCRAGLERVLTEYEEGLKK, from the coding sequence ATGGATAAAATCAACCTTCAAAAATCGGAATTTAGGCCGATGTGTAACGTAAATGTTAGACTGCCCGTAGATATGAGATTAAAAGCGCATGATTACGGGCTAAATATTTCCGCATTATGCAGGGCAGGACTTGAGAGAGTTCTTACAGAATATGAAGAGGGCTTAAAGAAATGA